One part of the Schistocerca piceifrons isolate TAMUIC-IGC-003096 chromosome 2, iqSchPice1.1, whole genome shotgun sequence genome encodes these proteins:
- the LOC124776939 gene encoding semaphorin-2A isoform X1, whose amino-acid sequence MAAKLWNLLLVAASVHLVGSVEQLHQDLIHEFSCGHKYYRTFHLDEKRESLYVGALDKVYKLNLTNISLSDCERDSLTLEPTNIANCVSKGKSADFDCKNHIRVIQPMGDGSRLYICGTNAHSPKDWVVYSNLTHLQRHEYVPGIGVGIAKCPFDPEDSSTAVWVENGNPGDLPGLYSGTNAEFTKADTVIFRTDLYNLTTGRREYSFKRTLKYDSKWLDNPNFVGSFDVGEYVLFFFRETAVEYINCGKSVYSRVARVCKKDVGGKNILSQNWATFLKARLNCSIPGEFPFYFNEIQGVYKMPNTDKFFGVFSTSVTGLTGSAICSFTLKDIQEVFSGKFKEQATSSSAWLPVLPSRVPDPRPGECVNDTELLPDTVLNFIRSHPLMDGAVSHEGGKPVFYKRDVLFTQLVVDKLKVNLVGKNMEYIVYYAGTSTGQVYKVVQWYDSGGLPQSLLVDIFDVTPPEPVQALHLSKEYKSLYAASDNIVRQIELVMCHHRYSNCLQCARDPYCGWDRDSNSCKSYTPGLLQDVTNTSANLCEHSVMKKKLIVTWGQSIHLGCFLKVPEVLSSQTISWVHYTKDKGRYPIVYRPDKYIETSEHGLVLISVTDSDSGRYDCWLGGSLLCSYNITVDAHRCSAPGRSNDYQKIYSDWCHEFERSKIAMKTWERKQAQCSTKLNNSNQKTHPNDIFHSNPVA is encoded by the coding sequence ATGGCTGCCAAATTGTGGAACCTATTGCTGGTCGCTGCATCAGTCCATCTGGTTGGCTCTGTTGAACAGCTGCATCAAGATCTGATCCACGAGTTCTCTTGTGGACACAAATATTACCGCACATTTCATTTGGATGAAAAACGAGAGTCACTTTATGTGGGTGCACTtgacaaagtatacaaactgaactTGACCAATATAAGTTTGTCAGATTGTGAAAGAGATTCATTGACTCTTGAACCAACAAATATTGCAAATTGTGTTTCCAAAGGGAAGTCAGCAGACTTTGATTGCAAGAACCATATTCGTGTAATTCAGCCAATGGGTGATGGAAGTCGTTTGTATATTTGTGGGACAAATGCTCATAGCCCAAAGGATTGGGTTGTGTATTCAAATTTGACACATCTACAGAGACATGAGTATGTTCCAGGTATTGGTGTAGGTATTGCGAAATGTCCTTTCGATCCTGAAGACAGCTCAACTGCAGTTTGGGTAGAGAATGGGAATCCAGGTGATTTGCCTGGTTTGTACAGTGGTACAAATGCAGAGTTTACCAAGGCAGATACAGTTATTTTTCGCACTGACCTCTATAACCTCACAACAGGTCGACGGGAATATTCTTTCAAGCGTACTCTGAAATATGACTCAAAGTGGCTTGATAATCCAAATTTTGTGGGTTCATTTGATGTAGGTGAATATGTGCTTTTCTTTTTTAGAGAGACTGCAGTGGAGTACATAAACTGTGGTAAAAGTGTTTACTCACGTGTTGCCCGTGTATGCAAGAAGGATGTTGGTGGAAAGAATATTCTCAGCCAAAATTGGGCAACATTTCTTAAAGCACGTCTAAACTGTTCCATTCCAGGGGAATTTCCATTCTATTTTAATGAGATACAAGGTGTTTACAAGATGCCTAACACAGATAAGTTTTTCGGAGTGTTCAGTACTTCGGTAACAGGACTTACTGGCTCAGCTATTTGTTCTTTCACTTTGAAAGACATACAAGAAGTGTTCAGTGGAAAGTTCAAGGAGCAAGCTACTAGCAGCTCAGCCTGGTTGCCTGTTCTACCTAGTAGAGTCCCAGATCCACGTCCAGGAGAATGTGTCAATGATACTGAATTGCTCCCAGATACGGTTCTTAATTTTATACGTTCCCATCCATTAATGGATGGAGCAGTATCTCATGAAGGTGGAAAACCAGTATTTTATAAGAGAGATGTCTTGTTTACGCAGCTAGTAGTGGATAAATTGAAAGTTAACTTGGTGGGTAAGAACATGGAATATATTGTGTACTATGCCGGGACAAGTACTGGTCAGGTATATAAAGTTGTCCAATGGTATGACAGTGGTGGGCTGCCTCAGTCACTACTAGTTGATATTTTTGATGTCACACCACCTGAACCAGTCCAAGCACTACACTTATCTAAGGAATACAAATCTTTGTATGCTGCATCAGATAATATAGTGCGTCAGATAGAACTGGTTATGTGTCATCACCGTTACAGCAATTGCTTGCAGTGTGCTCGGGATCCTTACTGCGGATGGGATAGAGACTCGAACTCATGTAAGTCATACACCCCAGGACTTCTTCAGGATGTTACTAATACAAGTGCAAACTTATGTGAACACagtgtaatgaaaaagaaactgaTTGTTACTTGGGGGCAAAGCATACATCTTGGATGTTTCTTAAAAGTACCAGAAGTATTAAGCAGTCAGACAATATCCTGGGTCCATTACACTAAAGACAAAGGCCGTTACCCTATAGTTTATAGGCCAGACAAATACATTGAAACATCAGAGCATGGCTTAGTATTAATATcagttacagattcagattctgGTCGTTACGATTGCTGGTTAGGTGGTTCTTTGCTTTGTAGCTATAATATAACAGTAGATGCCCACAGATGTTCAGCACCTGGCAGATCTAATGATTACCAGAAAATATATTCTGATTGGTGTCATGAATTTGAACGTTCTAAGATAGCAATGAAAACATGGGAAAGAAAGCAGGCACAGTGTAGCACAAAACTAAACAACAGTAACCAGAAAACACATCCAAATGATATATTTCACAGTAATCCTGTAGCATGA